GGCCCGGAAAGCAGGGGACAGGAATCTCCTCAGGAGGGGTCGAACGGTTCCGGTCCCTTCCGCCGGACGTCGAGCGTGGCGCAGTGGAAGGAGCCGCCGAACGGCGCGTAATGCAGGAGGTCGCAGGGGACCGGCTCGAATCCCCAGCGTTCCAGGGCGCGCAGGGTCCCGGTGTGGTGGCGTTCGGCGACGACCCTTTTCTCGTCGAGCATCAGCACGTTCATGCTCAGCCATTTGCCGCACATCGACGTGACCCGCAGCAGTCGGTCCGGCAGCGGGTCGGGCTCGGGGGCCGTGAGGATCTCCCAGTCGTCCAGCACCGGCGGCAGCCGGTCGGGGTCGACGTACTCCGGGTTCACCAGGGCGCGGCCGGGGGCGAGCGGCAGGAAGGTGGTGTCGATGTGCATCGGGGTCCGGCAGCGGCTCTCGATCTCGTGGATCCGGTACTCCGGCCCCAGATGCCGGCGCAGCCACTCGACGCCCATGCGGTTGGTGACGTTGCTGCGCGTCACGAACAGGTCGCGGCCCGCCCGGACGAAGTCGGCGGCGTCGAACACCGGCTCGAACTCCGTCACGAGGTGGCGCACCGGCCGGCCGGGCGGGGGCACCCGGAACGCCGGGTCGAAGAGCGCGTCCGTCAGCTGCGGCCGGGGTGCCGCCGTCCAGCGTGCCCCGCGCCGGAAGTAGTCCTTCAGCAGCGTGCGGTAGGCGTGCGTCTCGAAGTAGCGGCAGGGCCACGCCATGGGGGTCTCGATGATCTCGTCGCCGACGACGAGCAGGCTGTCCCTCGGGCAGGCGCTGGTGAAGCCGCGGGAGGACCACTCCGGGGTGGCGAACCGCCGCCGGTGGGCGACGGGGTCCGGGCGCCGGACCGTCACCCCGAGGGACTCCAGGAGGGCGACGAAGCCCTCGACCTCCTCCTCGGCCCTCCCGACGAGCGCCCGCGGGTAGCGGAACCCGGCGGCGGCGCCCTGGAGCCGGGCCGCCCACGTCGGGAGGTTGCACCGGACCGCCGGATGGCGGGAGGGGATCGTGGCCCCGTCGACCCGGCCCACCACGACCTCCTCCAGGGGATCCCACTCGTTGTACGAGCGGACCGGCGAGCCCGCGGCGGCCCCGGCAGGGGAGACCACCGGTGGGGTCTCCGGCGGGACGGGCGACGGGCCGGACGGGGGAAGTTGCCTGGAGCGGATCCGGAAGGGCGTCACGGCGGCCTCCTGGGCGGCGGCGCGGCATCGGGTGCCGGGTGCACGGCGCGGCTTCCCCGGATGGGCCCCCGCATGCCTGCCGCGGCCCGCTCCGTGTTGAGGGCCCCGGGAAGCGTTCCTACGCTGAGGCGAGAGAGACAGGAGGGTGCCGATGGCCGTCGTCGCCGTGCACCGCGCCGTCCTCGGCGACGGGCGCCCGACGCTCCCCTACGCGGAGGCGGGCCGTCCCGGGAGCGGGCCGCCGCTCGTCCTCGTCCACGGCTACGCCGACTCCTGGTGGACCTTCGAGCCGATGCTGCGGGCCATGCCGTCCGCCCTGCACGCCTACGCGCCGACCCAGCGCGGCCACGGCGACGCGGACAAGCCGGCGGAGGGGTACCTCCCCGAGGACTTCGCCGACGACCTCGTCGCCTTCCTCGACCACCTCGGCATCGAGCGGGCCGTCCTCGTCGGCGGCTCCAGCGGCGGGGTCCAGGCCCGGATCGTCGCCGGCCGGCGGCCCGACCGGGTCGCCGGACTCGTCCTCCTCGGCGTCCCCGCCCTGCTCGCCGACAAACCCGGTGTCACCGGCGTCTGGGAGACCGTCCGGACCCTGGAGGACCCGGTGGACCGGGCCTTCGCCGCCGGCTTCACCCGCGGGCTCGTCGCCGGCCGGGTGGCCCCCGGCTTCCTGGAGACCGTCATCGACGAGAGCCTGAAGGCCCCGGCCCGGGTCTGGCGCGAGACCCTGCGCGGACTCCTGGAGACCGACCTCGCGGCCACGCTGACCGGGATCCTCGTCCCGACCCTCGTCGTCTGGGGCGACCGCGATCCGCTGCTCACCCGTTCGGACCAGCAGCTGATCCTGGACGCGATCCCCGACTCCCGGTTCCTCGTCCACGAGGGCACCGGGCACGTCCCCTACTGGGAGGACCCGGACCGGGTCGTGCGCGAGCTCGTCGCCTTCACCGCCGCGCTGCGCGGCTGAGCCCC
The Streptomyces roseofulvus genome window above contains:
- a CDS encoding amidinotransferase gives rise to the protein MVSPAGAAAGSPVRSYNEWDPLEEVVVGRVDGATIPSRHPAVRCNLPTWAARLQGAAAGFRYPRALVGRAEEEVEGFVALLESLGVTVRRPDPVAHRRRFATPEWSSRGFTSACPRDSLLVVGDEIIETPMAWPCRYFETHAYRTLLKDYFRRGARWTAAPRPQLTDALFDPAFRVPPPGRPVRHLVTEFEPVFDAADFVRAGRDLFVTRSNVTNRMGVEWLRRHLGPEYRIHEIESRCRTPMHIDTTFLPLAPGRALVNPEYVDPDRLPPVLDDWEILTAPEPDPLPDRLLRVTSMCGKWLSMNVLMLDEKRVVAERHHTGTLRALERWGFEPVPCDLLHYAPFGGSFHCATLDVRRKGPEPFDPS
- a CDS encoding alpha/beta fold hydrolase yields the protein MAVVAVHRAVLGDGRPTLPYAEAGRPGSGPPLVLVHGYADSWWTFEPMLRAMPSALHAYAPTQRGHGDADKPAEGYLPEDFADDLVAFLDHLGIERAVLVGGSSGGVQARIVAGRRPDRVAGLVLLGVPALLADKPGVTGVWETVRTLEDPVDRAFAAGFTRGLVAGRVAPGFLETVIDESLKAPARVWRETLRGLLETDLAATLTGILVPTLVVWGDRDPLLTRSDQQLILDAIPDSRFLVHEGTGHVPYWEDPDRVVRELVAFTAALRG